One genomic window of Paramormyrops kingsleyae isolate MSU_618 chromosome 22, PKINGS_0.4, whole genome shotgun sequence includes the following:
- the LOC111855988 gene encoding 2',3'-cyclic-nucleotide 3'-phosphodiesterase — translation MENQDVVQDPQVNSSVEEQKQEEPQPEPVTASKQEPEQQPEPVSAEPKEPEPEKTSEPVPEKQPEETTEPPPEPEKEQKTQPEGQVAKTEEPGPGNTPKGEVDKILEKTVDHKQEEKAETKMEKPEPDAQPEPKEVTGKSEAEVANQAGKPAEAESKEQENQTGKQEEAESKEQENQTGKQEEAESKEQENQDKQASEDAQATEIAEGSFSFTFLEDEATTAFVRSSRTLIIVRGLPGSGKSKLASTINTTYQGLCTIICADNHGIKPEKSSTLAEGFKAMDAAIVECLTSAKEVVVVDDTNHTHSRVARLEELAEEHQYLAFYVEPRTPWNRNVEQLCRKTHRKLDKSQMQTMLNTMSETSVPFFFGWFLSSSYQDKLRSMASDFLKILGNLDAFKKHIGDFSGDPEKGVDLEQYFSDKGVLHCTTKFCDYGKEQGAKEYMEKQEVCESYGRASELELTALFITPRTAGAQVSLSEAQLQLWPEDSEKEDLPRGSRAHVTLGCAEGVEPVQTGLDLLEIIAQKKQGEEGEKIQDLDLGTLTYYGKGAWMLSLKEPIRAQSCFSSYYGPKKGDGGKESEKKKKLKCTVM, via the exons ATGGAGAATCAAGACGTCGTACAAGACCCGCAGGTTAACTCGTCTGTGGAGGAGCAGAAGCAGGAGGAACCACAGCCAGAACCAGTCACAGCAAGCAAACAGGAGCCAGAGCAGCAGCCAGAACCTGTGTCTGCGGAGCCAAAGGAACCAGAGCCGGAGAAAACCTCTGAGCCAGTACCTGAGAAGCAACCGGAAGAGACTACAGAACCACCTCCAGAACCAGAGAAGGAGCAGAAGACTCAACCAGAAGGCCAGGTGGCCAAGACTGAAGAACCAGGGCCAGGAAATACACCAAAAGGAGAGGTAGACAAGATCCTGGAAAAGACGGTGGACCATAAGCAGGAAGAAAAGGCGGAGACCAAGATGGAGAAGCCAGAGCCAGATGCCCAACCAGAGCCAAAAGAAGTGACAGGAAAGTCAGAAGCTGAAGTGGCGAACCAGGCAGGAAAGCCAGCGGAGGCCGAGTCAAAGGAACAGGAGAACCAGACGGGAAAGCAGGAGGAGGCCGAGTCAAAGGAACAGGAGAACCAGACGGGAAAGCAGGAGGAGGCAGAGTCAAAGGAACAGGAGAATCAGGATAAGCAAGCCTCAGAAGATGCGCAAGCTACAGAGATTGCCGAAGGTtcattctccttcaccttccTTGAAGATGAGGCCACCACGGCTTTTGTCCGCAGCTCCCGAACCCTCATTATTGTGAGGGGCTTACCTGGGAGTGGAAAAAGCAAACTGGCCAGTACTATCAACACCACCTACCAGGGCCTTTGTACCATCATCTGTGCTGATAACCATGGCATCAAGCCTGAGAAGTCGTCAACCTTGGCGGAAGGGTTTAAAGCCATGGATGCAGCGATTGTGGAATGCCTGACCTCTGCGAAAGAGGTGGTGGTGGTAGATGATACCAACCACACCCACAGTCGAGTGGCCCGTCTGGAGGAGCTGGCGGAGGAGCACCAATACTTGGCCTTCTATGTTGAACCCCGCACTCCTTGGAACCGTAATGTGGAGCAGCTGTGCCGGAAAACCCACCGGAAACTGGACAAGAGTCAGATGCAAACCATGCTGAACACGATGTCTGAGACATCCGTGCCCTTCTTTTTTGGCTGGTTTCTATCCTCGAGCTATCAGGACAAGCTGAGGAGCATGGCTAGCGATTTCCTGAAGATATTGGGCAACCTGGATGCATTCAAGAAACACATTGGAGACT TTTCTGGTGACCCCGAGAAAGGAGTGGACTTGGAGCAGTATTTCAGTGATAAGGGCGTGCTGCACTGCACCACCAAGTTCTGCGATTATGGAAAAGAGCAGGGGGCTAAAGAATACATGGAGAAACAG GAGGTGTGCGAGTCCTACGGCCGGGCGTCGGAGCTGGAGCTCACGGCCCTCTTCATCACGCCCCGCACGGCTGGAGCCCAGGTCTCCCTCTCCGAGGCGCAGCTCCAGCTTTGGCCCGAAGATTCCGAAAAAGAGGACCTGCCCCGCGGAAGCCGCGCCCACGTGACGTTGGGCTGCGCTGAGGGTGTGGAGCCGGTGCAGACGGGTCTGGACCTGCTGGAGATAATCGCTCAAAAGAAGCAGGGTGAGGAGGGTGAGAAGATCCAGGACCTGGACCTGGGCACCCTTACCTACTACGGCAAAGGGGCGTGGATGCTGAGCCTCAAGGAGCCAATCCGGGCCCAGTCCTGCTTCTCCAGCTACTACGGGCCGAAGAAGGGGGATGGCGGGAAGGAGAGcgagaagaagaagaagttgAAGTGCACTGTGATGTGA